The following proteins are co-located in the Arctopsyche grandis isolate Sample6627 chromosome 3, ASM5162203v2, whole genome shotgun sequence genome:
- the LOC143909047 gene encoding histone H2A-like: MSGRGKGGKVKGKAKSRSSRAGLQFPVGRIHRLLRKGNYAERVGAGAPVYLAAVMEYLAAEVLELAGNAARDNKKTRIIPRHLQLAIRNDEELNKLLSGVTIAQGGVLPNIQAVLLPKKTEKKA, from the coding sequence ATGTCCGGCCGTGGAAAAGGAGGCAAGGTGAAGGGAAAGGCAAAGTCGCGCTCCAGCCGAGCTGGTCTGCAGTTCCCCGTGGGCAGGATCCATCGTCTGCTGAGGAAAGGCAATTACGCGGAGCGCGTGGGAGCCGGAGCCCCCGTCTACTTGGCCGCCGTCATGGAATATTTGGCCGCTGAAGTCCTCGAGTTGGCCGGAAACGCCGCTCGCGACAACAAGAAGACCAGAATCATCCCCCGCCATCTCCAACTGGCCATCCGCAACGACGAGGAGTTGAACAAATTGCTCTCCGGAGTGACCATCGCTCAAGGAGGCGTCCTGCCCAACATCCAAGCTGTCTTGTTGCCCaagaaaaccgaaaagaaaGCTTAA
- the LOC143909260 gene encoding E3 SUMO-protein ligase ZBED1-like, whose amino-acid sequence MSSKRKHSPLWTHFTEDIDNKKAKCNHCSTIISIAGGSNGNLTRHMKTKHLLIPLTAERQTPILPSLNSLQSSQSTCESENIISASSNIVDSQQSMTQYIRRPPPVRKIEQIDKQLVKMVAKGHHALRIVEETEFRKLIELVSQCPGYKLPSRKTLSENLMSRIHNDVMAEAKIKVQAAPALSLSTDGWTSRNNDSYIAIVAHFINEETKLHSVLLGCINYKERHTSQNLCDFMKVVMAEWNISHKVAAIVSDNAANILSAVRLGDWRSISCFAHSLNLVVQEATKKICDVLGRVKNIVEFFNRSTQGKHKLAATQQQMNLPVLKLKQDVQTRWNSTFDMLKRIVQVKDAVIATVALLRPDLTLNEGDWEVIEEVLPLLSPFYEITVEISAEKNVTLSKIIILFDVQSLLKKGMEDRFKDIEKNMLYAECTILDPRFKTRGFKNQRACEMVVQALRNKIGQVQLVQGDTPEAVPTSSDASTSIPSNKNSCIWDEYDQEIQKITRPDNQLAAGIRELDKYLNEEYLNRKEDPLQWWHERRLIYPHVYAYVLKRFCVVATSVPCERVFSATGQVLNERRTLLSSNKVSKLIFLHM is encoded by the exons ATGTCATCAAAAAGAAAACATAGCCCCTTGTGGACTCATTTTACAGAAgacattgataataaaaaagcgaAATGTAACCATTGTTCAACAATAATAAGTATTGCGGGCGGATCTAATGGTAATTTAACCCGacatatgaaaacaaaacaccTTTTGATCCCATTAACTGCTGAAAGACAAACACCGATATTACCTAGTTTAAACTCACTTCAATCAAGTCAAAGCACATGTGAATCAGAGAATATAATTTCAGCATCATCAAATATAGTAGACTCCCAACAATCGATGACCCAATACATTCGTAGACCACCGCCAGTTCGAAAGATTGAGCAAATTGATAAACAACTTGTCAAGATGGTAGCTAAAGGGCATCACGCCTTAAGAATCGTAGAAGAAACAGAATTTCGTAAGCTTATTGAATTAGTTTCTCAATGCCCAGGCTATAAACTACCATCAAGAAAAACGTTATCGGAAAATTTAATGTCAAGAATTCACAATGACGTCATGGCTGAAGCAAAAATAAAGGTACAAGCAGCACCAGCGTTGTCTCTTAGTACTGATGGTTGGACGTCTAGAAATAACGACAGCTATATAGCTATTGTAgctcattttataaatgaagaGACTAAACTTCACTCAGTATTACTTGGTTGTATCAATTATAAAGAGCGACATACTAGTCAAAACTTGTGCGACTTTATGAAAGTTGTTATGGCAGAGTGGAACATTTCACACAAAGTTGCCGCCATTGTTAGCGATAATGCAGCAAATATCTTATCTGCTGTTAGACTTGGTGATTGGCGGTCCATCTCATGTTTCGCTCACTCTCTAAATCTTGTTGTACAAGAAGCTACGAAAAAGATATGTGACGTTTTGGGAAGAGTTAAAAATATTGTCGAGTTTTTTAATCGTAGCACACAAGGAAAACATAAATTGGCTGCTACGCAGCAGCAAATGAATTTGCCTGTTCTTAAGCTCAAGCAGGATGTACAAACCCGCTGGAATTCCACTTTTGACATGCTCAAGCGAATAGTACAGGTAAAGGATGCAGTGATTGCTACCGTTGCACTTCTACGCCCTGATTTAACTTTAAATGAAGGGGACTGGGAAGTAATAGAGGAAGTTTTACCGTTACTCAGTCCATTCTACGAGATTACCGTAGAAATAAGTGCCGAGAAAAACGTCActttatctaaaataataattttat ttgatGTGCAGTCTCTGCTAAAGAAAGGCATGGAAGATCGTTTCAAAGATATAGAGAAGAATATGTTATACGCAGAGTGTACGATTTTGGATCCTCGATTTAAGACGAGGGGATTCAAAAATCAAAGAGCCTGTGAAATGGTAGTACAAGCCCTTAGAAATAAAATCGGCCAAGTACAATTAGTTCAAGGGGATACTCCAGAGGCTGTTCCTACTTCCAGCGACGCATCAACATCTAtacctagtaataaaaatagctgCATATGGGATGAATACGACCAAGAGATACAAAAAATTACTAGGCCAGATAACCAGCTTGCTGCTGGCATTCGCGAATTAGATAAATACCTAAATGAAGAGTATCTAAATCGTAAAGAAGATCCGCTTCAATGGTGGCATGAACGTCGTTTGATATACCCTCACGTTTACGCGTatgttttgaaaagattttgtgTCGTAGCAACATCTGTGCCCTGCGAACGCGTTTTTTCAGCGACGGGTCAAGTCCTTAATGAACGTAGAACACTACTGTCATCGAATAAAGTgtccaaattgatatttttacaca tgtaa
- the LOC143909482 gene encoding histone H2B-like produces MPPKGSGKAAKKSGGKAQKNISKGDGKKKNKRRRKESYAIYIYKVLKQVHPDTGISSKAMSIMNSFVNDIFERIAAEASRLAHYNKRSTITSREIQTAVRLLLPGELAKHAVSEGTKAVTKYTSSK; encoded by the coding sequence ATGCCACCCAAGGGGAGTGGAAAAGCCGCGAAGAAATCTGGAGGCAAAGCCCAGAAGAATATCTCCAAGGGGGATGGAAAGAAGAAGAACAAGCGCAGGAGGAAGGAGAGTTACGCCATCTACATCTACAAGGTGTTGAAGCAGGTGCACCCCGACACCGGCATCTCGTCGAAGGCGATGAGCATCATGAACAGCTTCGTCAACGACATCTTCGAACGCATCGCAGCCGAGGCTTCTCGTCTCGCCCACTACAACAAGCGCTCCACCATCACTTCTCGGGAAATTCAGACCGCAGTCCGTCTCCTGCTTCCAGGAGAGTTGGCCAAGCACGCCGTCTCTGAAGGCACCAAAGCCGTCACCAAGTACACCAGCTCCAAGTAG
- the LOC143909261 gene encoding histone H1-like, translating to MADTASPVAASPLPTTPAKKSKVAAVKKPQKKPTHPKTSEMVNNAISDLKERGGSSLQAIKKFISANYKVDADKLAPFIRKYLKGAVDSGTLVRTKGKGAAGSFKLEAKAKGAPAAKKTKAAPKKVAAAAKSPAKAAGRVQKRKPAAAKKTTAAAVKPKKAAAKKTTAAASPAKKAAKSKTPTKAKTTTKPPTKKPKAPKPKKAGVAAKSKAIKRTAAKK from the coding sequence ATGGCAGACACCGCATCTCCAGTCGCAGCCTCTCCTCTACCGACGACTCCGGCCAAGAAGTCCAAAGTCGCAGCCGTCAAGAAGCCTCAGAAGAAGCCCACTCATCCCAAGACCTCGGAAATGGTCAACAACGCTATCTCGGATCTCAAGGAAAGGGGTGGATCCTCACTCCAGGCCATCAAGAAGTTCATTTCGGCCAACTACAAGGTGGACGCCGACAAACTGGCTCCTTTCATCAGAAAGTACCTGAAGGGCGCGGTCGACTCTGGCACTCTGGTTCGCACCAAAGGCAAAGGCGCTGCTGGAAGTTTCAAACTGGAGGCCAAAGCGAAGGGCGCCCCCGCCGCTAAGAAGACCAAAGCCGCCCCCAAGAAAGTCGCAGCCGCCGCTAAGAGCCCCGCCAAGGCAGCCGGACGCGTGCAGAAGCGCAAACCCGCCGCAGCTAAGAAAACTACAGCCGCTGCAGTCAAGCCCAAGAAAGCCGCTGCCAAGAAAACGACTGCCGCCGCTTCTCCGGCTAAGAAGGCCGCCAAGTCTAAAACCCCCACTAAGGCCAAGACCACCACGAAGCCCCCGACAAAGAAGCCCAAAGCGCCCAAACCCAAGAAGGCCGGAGTCGCCGCCAAGAGCAAGGCCATCAAGAGGACGGCCGCTAAGAAGTAA
- the LOC143909419 gene encoding histone H4: MTGRGKGGKGLGKGGAKRHRKVLRDNIQGITKPAIRRLARRGGVKRISGLIYEETRGVLKVFLENVIRDAVTYTEHAKRKTVTAMDVVYALKRQGRTLYGFGG; this comes from the coding sequence ATGACCGGTCGCGGAAAGGGAGGAAAGGGATTGGGAAAAGGGGGCGCTAAGCGTCACAGGAAGGTGTTGCGAGACAACATCCAGGGCATCACCAAACCTGCCATCAGACGTCTCGCTCGTCGTGGAGGAGTCAAGCGTATCTCGGGTCTGATCTACGAGGAGACCAGAGGCGTCCTCAAGGTGTTCCTGGAAAACGTGATCAGGGATGCCGTCACCTACACCGAGCACGCCAAGCGCAAGACCGTCACTGCCATGGACGTGGTCTACGCCCTCAAGAGACAAGGACGCACCCTCTACGGATTCGGCGGttaa